From Medicago truncatula cultivar Jemalong A17 chromosome 7, MtrunA17r5.0-ANR, whole genome shotgun sequence, a single genomic window includes:
- the LOC25499589 gene encoding xyloglucan 6-xylosyltransferase 2, producing MLEKYLGAQRARKFQRFLNHCKVTILCLFLTIVVLRGTIGAGKFGTPEQDFVDIRNRFSSRKLSEPHRILGEIHSTTSSSSRSDSSTTSTTNYNDFDINTILVDEEEEEEQGDEFEKRSSNEPYSLGPKISNWDEQRSKWIRENPNFSNFIRPGKPRVLLVTGSSPKPCENPVGDHYLLKSIKNKIDYCRLHGIEVFYNMALFDAEMAGFWAKLPLIRKLLLAHPEVEFLWWMDSDAMFTDMAFEVPWERYKDSNLVMHGWNEMVYDEKNWIGLNTGSFLLRNCQWSLDILDAWAPMGPKGKVRDEAGKILTRELKGRPVFEADDQSAMVYLLAKEKEKWGDKVYLENGYYLHGYWGILVDRYEEMIENYHPGFGDHRWPLVTHFVGCKPCGKFGDYPVERCLKQMDRAFNFGDNQILQIYGFTHKSLVSRRVRRIRNETSNPLEVKDELGLLHPTFKAVEVSSSS from the coding sequence ATGTTAGAAAAGTATTTGGGAGCTCAAAGGGCGAGAAAATTCCAGAGATTTCTTAACCATTGTAAGGTTACAATCCTCTGTCTCTTCCTAACCATTGTTGTCCTACGTGGTACCATCGGCGCCGGGAAATTCGGCACGCCGGAGCAAGATTTCGTCGACATTCGCAACCGCTTCTCCTCTCGCAAGCTATCTGAACCTCACCGCATTCTTGGCGAGATTCATTcaacaacttcatcttcttctcgtTCGGACAGTTCTACAACTTCAACAACGAATTACAATGATTTTGACATCAACACAATCTTGGtcgatgaagaagaagaagaagaacaaggcGATGAATTTGAGAAACGTAGCTCCAATGAGCCGTATAGTTTAGGACCAAAAATTTCGAATTGGGATGAGCAAAGGTCAAAATGGATTCgtgaaaaccctaatttttcgAATTTCATTCGACCAGGGAAACCTCGTGTGCTTTTGGTAACTGGGTCATCACCAAAACCATGTGAGAATCCAGTGGGTGATCATTACTTGTTGAAGTCTATTAAGAACAAGATTGATTATTGTCGATTACATGGAATTGAAGTGTTTTACAATATGGCTCTTTTTGATGCTGAAATGGCTGGTTTTTGGGCGAAGTTGCCATTGATTAGGAAGCTTCTTTTGGCACACCCAGAAGTGGAGTTTTTGTGGTGGATGGATAGTGATGCTATGTTTACGGATATGGCTTTTGAAGTGCCGTGGGAGAGGTATAAAGACTCAAATTTGGTGATGCATGGTTGGAACGAGATGGTGTATGATGAAAAGAATTGGATTGGGTTGAATACTGGGAGTTTTTTGTTGAGGAACTGTCAGTGGTCATTGGATATTCTTGATGCTTGGGCACCAATGGGACCGAAGGGGAAAGTTAGGGATGAAGCGGGGAAAATACTTACGCGCGAACTCAAAGGTAGGCCAGTTTTTGAAGCGGATGATCAATCTGCTATGGTTTATTTGTTGGCTAAGGAGAAGGAAAAGTGGGGTGATAAGGTTTATCTTGAGAATGGTTATTACTTGCATGGTTATTGGGGGATTTTGGTTGATAGATATGAGGAGATGATTGAGAATTATCATCCTGGTTTTGGTGATCATAGGTGGCCATTGGTGACTCATTTTGTGGGGTGTAAGCCTTGTGGGAAGTTCGGTGATTATCCTGTGGAGAGATGCTTGAAGCAGATGGATAGAGCTTTCAATTTTGGTGATAATCAGATATTGCAGATTTATGGATTCACTCACAAGTCATTGGTTAGTAGGAGAGTTAGGAGAATAAGGAATGAGACTAGTAATCCTCTTGAAGTTAAAGATGAACTTGGCTTGCTCCATCCGACTTTTAAAGCTGTTGAGGTATCATCTTCTAGCTGA